The Heyndrickxia vini genome contains a region encoding:
- the cas5c gene encoding type I-C CRISPR-associated protein Cas5c — MRNSIEFVVYGKYALFTDPLTKMGGEKLSYQVPSYQALKGIVESIYWKPTLLMVVDEVRIMNAIRMESKGIRPIEYGGGNTLANYTYLKDPCYQVRAHFIFNPHRPDMAFDRNENKHHNILLRSLKAGGRRDIYLGARECQGYVEPCVFGEGKSYYDNYGELHLGTMVHGINYPDETGKNEMEVRLWNPVMKDGIIQFPRPDQCTQIRKIAEMEPKRFTKENVESVDRLYDQLVEGGNQ, encoded by the coding sequence GTGAGAAACTCAATAGAATTTGTTGTTTACGGAAAGTATGCCTTGTTTACCGATCCATTAACAAAAATGGGTGGAGAAAAGCTATCCTACCAAGTCCCTTCATATCAGGCTTTAAAAGGAATAGTGGAATCGATTTATTGGAAGCCTACTCTCCTTATGGTGGTAGATGAGGTTCGAATTATGAATGCGATTCGAATGGAGTCAAAGGGCATTCGCCCCATTGAGTATGGGGGTGGAAACACACTTGCCAATTACACATATTTAAAGGATCCATGTTACCAAGTAAGAGCGCATTTTATATTTAACCCACATCGACCGGATATGGCTTTTGATAGAAACGAAAATAAGCACCATAATATTCTTTTACGTTCACTCAAAGCTGGCGGAAGACGAGATATCTACTTAGGTGCAAGGGAATGTCAAGGTTACGTGGAACCATGCGTCTTTGGAGAAGGAAAAAGTTACTATGATAATTATGGAGAACTTCACCTTGGCACCATGGTACACGGCATTAATTATCCTGATGAAACAGGAAAAAATGAAATGGAAGTTCGTTTGTGGAATCCAGTAATGAAAGATGGAATTATTCAATTTCCACGTCCTGATCAGTGTACACAAATAAGAAAAATAGCAGAAATGGAGCCAAAACGGTTTACAAAAGAAAATGTGGAATCCGTTGATCGACTATACGATCAGTTAGTAGAGGGGGGGAATCAATGA
- the cas3 gene encoding CRISPR-associated helicase Cas3' yields the protein MSFIAHIREKDKLIQTVEEHLLEVKRLAESFGEKIDLKHITGLAGMLHDLGKYTNGFKEYIIEAVNNPNSPIKRGKIDHSTAGGKLLYEYFHTQANISPFKQLLAEIVGNAIISHHSYLQDFLDPELESKYLNRVREKVLDEFYLSKQQFFENVMNEKEFYDYVDLAVAELERFLAKKNIQQFEEKVMFLTKFTFSSLIDADRTNTRLFEENTIDETSNRNELPFNRYYQKLKSKIDSFKNQPSAQNQINQLRAQMSEQCEVFAEKQSGVYTLSIPTGGGKTLASLRYALKHAQLYNKKRIIYVVPYTTIIEQNAEEVRNILQDHVNILEHHSNIIEDTNDDDENQDGIVNVQQKLKLARDNWDSPIIFTTMVQFLNVFYAKGSRNIRRLHNLSESVIIFDEVQKVPISCVSLFNQALNFLKTYCDSSIILCTATQPALDFVEHKLEINTDGEIINNLDHVIEAFKRVEIVDMATKESFNNEKLCHFIDEKMSEVQSILVILNTKSVVKNLYNLLMEKENQIPIYHLSTSMCAAHRNEILDEVRMRLNAGDKIICISTQLIEAGVDVSFECVIRSLAGLDSVAQAAGRCNRHGEKEMRFVYVIDHEEENLDHLKEIKVGKQVSKRILIDIKKDLQKHGGNILSRQAMERFFKEYFTQFKSDLNYYIPKIKKNMTELLTASKNRNSYHQAYMSNKGEKLPLFIANSYYTAAENFRVIDDHTTAVIVPYKEGKEIIAQLNSNQSITDLSRELRKAQQYSINLYSHELKALDQNDGIVSYLDGKILALKEGAYNHEFGLDLQNESGFEVNMF from the coding sequence ATGAGTTTCATTGCGCACATTCGTGAAAAAGATAAACTGATCCAGACCGTTGAAGAGCATTTATTAGAAGTAAAGAGATTAGCGGAATCTTTTGGTGAAAAGATTGATTTAAAACATATTACAGGTCTTGCAGGGATGCTTCATGATCTAGGTAAATATACGAACGGATTTAAAGAATACATAATAGAAGCTGTTAACAATCCAAATTCCCCAATAAAAAGGGGTAAAATAGACCACTCAACTGCAGGAGGAAAATTGCTGTATGAATATTTTCATACTCAGGCAAATATTTCCCCCTTTAAGCAATTACTAGCTGAGATTGTAGGAAATGCAATCATTTCTCACCACTCATATCTTCAAGATTTTTTAGATCCTGAATTAGAATCAAAATATTTAAATAGAGTTAGAGAGAAAGTACTAGATGAATTCTATTTAAGTAAACAACAATTTTTTGAAAATGTAATGAACGAGAAAGAATTCTATGATTATGTTGACCTTGCTGTTGCTGAACTAGAAAGATTTTTAGCGAAAAAAAATATTCAGCAGTTTGAAGAAAAGGTGATGTTTTTAACGAAATTTACCTTTAGCTCTTTAATTGATGCTGATCGAACAAATACACGATTATTTGAAGAAAATACAATAGATGAGACATCTAACAGAAATGAACTCCCTTTTAATAGGTATTATCAAAAACTTAAATCAAAAATTGATTCTTTTAAAAACCAACCAAGTGCACAAAATCAGATTAACCAATTAAGAGCTCAAATGTCGGAACAATGTGAAGTCTTCGCTGAAAAGCAGTCTGGAGTTTATACATTATCCATACCAACTGGTGGAGGAAAAACATTAGCTAGTTTACGATACGCATTAAAACATGCCCAATTGTATAACAAAAAAAGAATTATTTACGTTGTTCCTTACACAACGATTATTGAACAAAACGCAGAAGAAGTTCGTAATATACTACAGGATCATGTCAATATTCTGGAGCATCACTCCAATATTATTGAAGATACAAATGACGATGATGAGAATCAGGATGGAATCGTAAATGTGCAGCAAAAACTAAAACTAGCTAGAGATAATTGGGATTCACCGATTATTTTTACAACGATGGTACAGTTTTTAAATGTGTTCTATGCAAAAGGAAGCAGAAATATACGTAGGCTTCATAATTTAAGTGAATCAGTTATTATCTTTGATGAAGTACAAAAGGTTCCCATTTCATGTGTATCATTGTTTAATCAGGCACTAAACTTTTTAAAGACTTATTGTGATTCGAGTATTATCCTCTGTACTGCCACACAACCAGCGTTAGATTTTGTTGAACATAAACTAGAAATTAACACAGACGGCGAAATAATTAACAACCTCGATCATGTTATAGAAGCATTTAAACGAGTAGAAATTGTGGACATGGCGACTAAGGAATCCTTTAACAACGAAAAGCTTTGTCACTTCATTGATGAAAAGATGAGTGAGGTTCAAAGTATACTAGTCATTCTTAACACGAAATCAGTTGTAAAAAATTTATATAATCTATTAATGGAAAAAGAAAATCAAATTCCAATCTACCATTTAAGTACATCTATGTGTGCGGCACATAGAAACGAAATATTAGATGAGGTAAGAATGAGGTTAAATGCCGGAGACAAAATTATTTGTATTAGTACTCAACTTATTGAAGCTGGTGTAGATGTCAGTTTTGAATGTGTTATTCGGTCATTAGCAGGATTGGATTCGGTAGCACAAGCAGCAGGGAGATGCAATCGTCACGGTGAAAAAGAAATGAGGTTTGTTTATGTCATTGATCATGAAGAAGAAAATCTTGATCACTTAAAAGAAATAAAAGTTGGCAAACAGGTTTCTAAAAGAATACTTATTGATATCAAGAAGGATTTACAAAAACATGGTGGCAATATCTTATCAAGACAAGCAATGGAAAGGTTTTTTAAAGAATACTTTACACAATTTAAATCAGACTTAAATTACTATATACCAAAAATTAAAAAGAATATGACTGAGCTTTTGACTGCATCAAAGAATCGGAATAGCTACCATCAAGCATATATGTCCAATAAAGGTGAGAAGCTTCCATTGTTTATAGCGAACAGTTATTATACAGCAGCGGAAAATTTTCGTGTCATCGATGATCATACGACTGCAGTTATTGTCCCTTATAAAGAGGGTAAGGAAATTATTGCACAATTAAATAGCAATCAATCCATTACCGATTTATCAAGAGAATTGCGAAAAGCTCAGCAGTATTCTATTAATCTTTATTCACATGAATTAAAAGCATTAGATCAAAATGATGGAATTGTGTCCTATTTAGATGGGAAAATTTTAGCTTTAAAAGAAGGGGCTTATAATCATGAATTTGGATTGGATCTTCAAAATGAAAGTGGATTTGAGGTTAATATGTTTTAA
- a CDS encoding GNAT family N-acetyltransferase produces the protein MNLLTGETIKLTALTEEDLTTIINWFEDTTFTQLFDALPAVPKTKTQLTSWYEEFTDTNTQFLFGIRTQHKNDLIGYIEIDGILWNHGVGWISIAIGESNNRGKGYGYESMKLALDFAFYELNLQRVQLTVFDYNQSAISLYKKLGFQQEGSYREFIHRNGRRHDMLLFGLLKREWEVERKNLNN, from the coding sequence ATGAACCTATTAACTGGCGAAACAATAAAATTAACAGCTCTAACTGAGGAAGATTTAACTACAATCATTAACTGGTTTGAAGATACTACTTTTACCCAACTGTTCGATGCTCTGCCAGCTGTGCCTAAAACGAAGACACAACTAACTAGTTGGTATGAGGAGTTTACGGATACGAATACACAATTTCTGTTTGGCATTCGAACCCAGCACAAGAATGATTTAATAGGCTATATTGAGATTGATGGGATTCTATGGAATCACGGGGTAGGTTGGATTTCCATTGCAATCGGAGAATCTAACAATCGTGGAAAGGGATATGGTTATGAAAGCATGAAGCTTGCATTGGATTTTGCCTTTTATGAGTTGAATTTGCAACGGGTTCAATTGACTGTATTTGATTACAATCAATCGGCCATTTCGCTATATAAAAAACTAGGTTTCCAACAGGAAGGAAGTTATCGAGAGTTTATACACCGAAATGGAAGAAGACATGATATGCTCTTATTTGGTCTTTTAAAAAGAGAGTGGGAAGTAGAACGGAAAAACTTGAATAATTAG
- a CDS encoding bifunctional folylpolyglutamate synthase/dihydrofolate synthase translates to MRNTNYLRALNYLSQFNTRTMNRTNGLHHQIMQDLLDLFSIRPQDFKFVQITGSCGKGSTAHFISSILSKHSYNHGLFTGPHLNRYEERFMYNGEMIEQDDFSAIVLEIEEKLSGYHYEQEVGHMHVMIIIALIFFQRKGIELIIFENGVGGKADPSNIFDPIIAVLTEITLDHSHLLGSTIEEIIVDKSCIIKDSTKYVVCGMNNVQARNYLLKIEAHDPAAFLFFNRDYVNLIKQSNETGSTFHFKSEHLLLENIDLSLIGTHQVQNASTALAVIEAFIRLGYNFDENTIHSALKSVHIPCRMEILEKNGVKFLFDGAHNILELKTLKKNIDILGSPISTVILSISSNKDIIRMLKAIEFTNATYIVTPHPFLERNISRKEIEEAFQTFETNNYMYNPNLEGIIKSIYENTKGNTFILVTGSLYLVGYVKSILFPD, encoded by the coding sequence GTGAGGAATACAAATTACCTTCGTGCGTTAAACTATCTCTCACAATTTAATACTCGTACGATGAATCGAACAAATGGCTTACACCACCAAATCATGCAGGATTTACTCGATTTGTTTTCAATTCGTCCACAGGATTTCAAGTTTGTTCAAATTACTGGTTCATGCGGGAAAGGAAGTACCGCTCACTTTATATCCTCCATTCTGTCAAAACATTCGTATAATCATGGATTATTTACGGGACCACATCTTAACCGGTATGAAGAAAGATTTATGTATAATGGTGAAATGATTGAACAGGATGATTTTTCGGCGATTGTATTGGAAATAGAAGAGAAACTGAGTGGCTATCATTATGAGCAAGAAGTTGGACATATGCATGTTATGATTATCATCGCTCTCATATTTTTTCAAAGAAAAGGAATTGAGCTGATTATCTTTGAAAATGGTGTCGGAGGGAAAGCAGATCCGTCTAATATTTTTGACCCGATTATTGCGGTTCTAACCGAAATTACACTGGACCATTCCCATTTGCTCGGATCGACAATTGAAGAAATTATTGTTGATAAATCCTGTATTATTAAGGATTCTACAAAATATGTTGTCTGTGGCATGAATAATGTACAAGCTCGGAATTACTTATTAAAAATTGAAGCACATGACCCGGCAGCATTCCTTTTTTTTAATCGTGATTACGTAAATTTAATTAAACAATCGAATGAAACAGGAAGTACCTTTCATTTTAAAAGTGAACATCTTTTATTAGAGAATATTGATTTATCACTTATTGGAACGCATCAAGTGCAAAATGCGAGCACTGCTTTAGCTGTAATTGAAGCCTTCATCCGGCTTGGCTATAACTTCGATGAAAACACGATTCATAGTGCACTTAAATCTGTTCACATCCCTTGTCGAATGGAGATCCTTGAAAAAAACGGTGTAAAGTTTCTATTCGATGGCGCACATAACATATTGGAATTGAAAACATTAAAGAAAAATATCGACATACTTGGTTCACCTATTTCAACTGTTATTTTATCGATTTCATCTAATAAAGATATAATAAGAATGCTCAAAGCGATTGAATTTACCAATGCAACATACATCGTTACACCACATCCGTTTCTTGAACGGAATATTAGTCGAAAAGAAATAGAAGAAGCATTCCAGACATTTGAAACTAATAACTATATGTACAATCCGAATCTAGAAGGCATAATCAAATCTATTTATGAAAATACTAAAGGGAATACATTTATATTAGTAACCGGATCACTATACTTAGTTGGATATGTGAAAAGTATCCTCTTTCCGGATTAA
- a CDS encoding diguanylate cyclase produces MIKTMLANMAIILFMHLCVQHLYFTYGQKKKLTAIVHIIIVSLTVIALFYFPILIENRFRFDLRAIPISFIGIIQGPLYVIPVVIISAIGRLSLGGLGALPGVIFGITVPAVISLIIRYCVNWKKINYGKALLYSTIIWAACDLPFLFYVHLDTDFYLLRYITFQISMLILFSFTKLSFQHNHLLARFKFFADHDPLTKLYNMKRFNEEILKTKQTGTNKAFIAMLDIDHFKGINDTYGHQTGDQVLIDFAQTLLKFHRKGSIIARYGGEEFIAYKLAPTIEDAASSLDELRKYIEAQQFYTESGDPLRKITISIGIAPLFPESKLEQAVKIADGHLYKAKENGRNQVVF; encoded by the coding sequence TTGATAAAAACAATGTTAGCCAATATGGCAATCATCTTATTTATGCATCTCTGTGTCCAACATCTATACTTTACCTATGGACAAAAGAAAAAATTGACGGCGATAGTACATATAATCATTGTCTCATTAACTGTTATCGCCTTATTTTATTTCCCGATATTAATAGAGAATCGCTTTCGCTTTGATTTAAGAGCGATACCTATTTCCTTTATTGGGATTATTCAAGGGCCATTATATGTTATCCCAGTAGTCATTATTTCCGCGATTGGAAGATTATCTTTAGGGGGGCTCGGCGCTTTGCCTGGAGTAATCTTTGGCATTACTGTTCCGGCAGTAATCAGTTTAATTATTAGATATTGTGTAAATTGGAAAAAAATAAACTATGGTAAAGCATTATTGTATTCTACGATTATATGGGCGGCATGTGATCTGCCTTTTCTTTTTTATGTTCATTTAGATACTGATTTTTATTTGTTACGCTATATTACATTTCAAATCAGCATGCTAATTTTGTTTTCATTCACCAAGCTATCGTTTCAGCATAATCATTTATTAGCGCGTTTTAAATTTTTTGCTGACCATGATCCATTAACGAAGCTTTATAATATGAAGCGATTTAATGAAGAGATTTTGAAAACAAAACAAACAGGGACGAACAAAGCTTTCATAGCGATGCTGGATATTGACCATTTTAAGGGAATTAATGATACATATGGCCACCAAACAGGGGATCAAGTCTTAATTGATTTTGCCCAAACGTTATTAAAGTTTCATAGAAAAGGTTCGATTATTGCAAGATATGGAGGAGAGGAATTTATCGCATACAAATTAGCTCCAACCATTGAAGATGCTGCATCTTCACTTGATGAACTAAGAAAATATATTGAAGCCCAGCAGTTTTATACGGAATCAGGTGACCCGTTAAGAAAAATTACAATATCAATCGGAATTGCTCCATTATTTCCGGAGTCAAAACTTGAACAAGCTGTAAAAATCGCCGATGGGCATTTATATAAAGCGAAAGAGAATGGACGGAATCAGGTTGTTTTTTAA
- a CDS encoding IclR family transcriptional regulator — protein sequence MNQSIIKALGLLDLFTEEKSELSLKEITERVQLPKPTVYRLLTSLEYCGFLTKTMDSDYDKRYKLGLKLMELGQLVSEQLELRKVALPYMKKLANEINEVVHLVIVNQDEAVYIEKVESTHAVRLYTRIGKRSPLYLGSGPKLLLAFLPDKKRKEILDTATLRPLNKSQMINEIEEIKRNELSISYGEQDEGTTGISFPIYDYHRQVIAALAVSGPSYRFEGTHLEMIKENTKKSAKDISSEMGYR from the coding sequence GTGAATCAAAGTATTATTAAAGCGTTGGGCTTGTTGGATTTATTTACCGAAGAAAAATCGGAGCTAAGCTTAAAAGAAATTACAGAGCGCGTACAATTGCCAAAACCAACCGTTTACCGGCTGCTAACATCATTAGAATACTGTGGTTTTTTGACTAAAACAATGGATTCGGACTATGACAAGCGTTATAAACTTGGCTTAAAGTTAATGGAGCTTGGCCAATTAGTTTCCGAACAGTTAGAGCTTAGAAAAGTAGCACTTCCTTATATGAAGAAACTTGCAAATGAAATTAATGAGGTCGTCCACCTCGTCATAGTCAATCAGGATGAAGCTGTATACATTGAAAAAGTAGAGAGCACCCATGCTGTAAGATTATACACTAGAATAGGAAAACGATCTCCACTCTACCTAGGATCAGGGCCAAAATTATTACTAGCTTTCTTGCCAGATAAAAAAAGAAAAGAAATATTAGATACAGCAACCCTTCGCCCTTTAAATAAAAGTCAGATGATAAATGAAATAGAAGAAATTAAAAGAAATGAGTTGTCTATTAGCTATGGGGAGCAAGATGAAGGGACAACAGGAATCTCCTTTCCTATTTACGACTATCATCGACAGGTGATTGCTGCATTAGCCGTAAGTGGCCCATCCTATCGTTTTGAAGGAACACATCTAGAAATGATCAAGGAAAATACAAAGAAAAGTGCTAAAGATATTTCCTCTGAAATGGGTTATCGATAG
- a CDS encoding saccharopine dehydrogenase family protein — MKIAVLGAGLMGKEATRDLVNSAGVEKVTLADVDVKRAEAVCQQLNSTKLSAAYLDATNQDQLTNFVREYDVIINALFYTFNERVARAAIDAGVNCVDLGGHIGHATDHVLAMNEEAKNAGVTLIPDLGVAPGMINILSGYGASQLDEVKSIKIYVGGIPVVPEPPLEYNHVFSMEGVFDHYTDPSLVIRNGIKQEVPSLSEIETIHFERFGPLEAFHTAGGTSTLSLSYPDVETLEYKTIRYRGHAEKFQLLVDLNLTRNDYVVEVNGQKIKPRDVLLKALDPIVELGEKDDAVLLRVIVEGTKAEETKKYEYELVTYKDRENQVTAMARATANTISVVAQMIGSGLITEKGVFAPEKVVPGKEYIKEMAKRDVNIIDKSEGSRSNVTV; from the coding sequence ATGAAAATTGCAGTTTTAGGTGCGGGACTTATGGGGAAAGAAGCTACTAGAGATTTAGTAAATAGTGCGGGGGTTGAGAAAGTCACATTGGCAGACGTCGATGTAAAAAGAGCGGAAGCCGTTTGTCAGCAACTGAACTCTACCAAACTATCAGCAGCCTATTTAGATGCAACAAATCAAGACCAATTAACAAACTTTGTCCGAGAGTATGATGTTATTATAAATGCCCTCTTTTATACATTTAATGAAAGGGTCGCTAGAGCTGCCATTGATGCAGGGGTTAATTGTGTTGATTTAGGCGGGCATATTGGTCATGCAACAGATCATGTGCTAGCCATGAATGAGGAAGCAAAGAATGCAGGCGTTACCTTAATTCCGGATTTAGGAGTTGCACCTGGAATGATCAATATTCTTTCCGGTTACGGCGCGAGTCAGTTAGATGAAGTCAAATCAATTAAGATATATGTAGGCGGGATACCCGTTGTGCCAGAGCCACCATTAGAATATAATCATGTCTTTTCAATGGAAGGGGTATTTGACCACTATACCGATCCATCTTTAGTAATCAGAAACGGAATAAAGCAAGAAGTGCCGTCTTTATCGGAAATTGAAACCATCCATTTTGAGAGATTTGGACCGCTTGAAGCTTTTCATACTGCTGGAGGAACATCAACATTATCATTATCTTATCCGGACGTAGAGACACTTGAATATAAGACGATCCGTTACCGTGGTCATGCTGAAAAATTTCAATTACTTGTAGACTTAAATTTAACTAGAAATGACTACGTGGTTGAGGTGAACGGACAGAAGATTAAACCTCGTGATGTCCTGTTAAAAGCATTAGATCCGATTGTTGAGCTAGGTGAAAAAGATGATGCTGTCCTTCTGCGTGTCATTGTTGAAGGCACAAAAGCTGAAGAAACGAAAAAATATGAATATGAACTAGTAACCTATAAAGATCGTGAAAATCAAGTAACAGCGATGGCACGTGCAACCGCCAATACGATTTCCGTAGTTGCACAAATGATTGGCAGTGGTTTAATTACTGAAAAAGGTGTCTTTGCACCTGAAAAGGTTGTTCCAGGTAAGGAATATATTAAAGAAATGGCGAAACGGGATGTAAATATTATTGATAAAAGCGAAGGGTCCCGTTCAAATGTAACGGTTTAA
- a CDS encoding aldehyde dehydrogenase family protein produces the protein MSNTVISGEKVVNYINGEWTVPAEEKYAAIINPATGEAIGDLLLSSKEDVDHAVEAAKKAQKKWALVPAPQRAELLYRVGLIMKERKEELARILTQEMGKVIEEARGEVQEGIDMAFYMAGEGRRLFGNTTPSELKDKFAMSIRVPVGIVGIITPWNFPIAIATWKSFPAIVGGNAVIWKPASETPLMARELVKIFEEAGLPKGVINLVCGSGSQVGNAMVEHPDIDVISFTGSNEVGRTIAETCGRLLKRVSLEMGGKNAVIVMDDADLTLAVEGILWSAFGTSGQRCTACSRVIVHESVKEQLEERLLAAMEKLTLGNGLDESVKIGPVINGSALQKIHEYVGVGKDEGAKLLAGGSIVKHEEHANGYYYEPTLFTDVRPDMRIAQEEIFGPVVSIIPVKSFEEAIEVNNGVTYGLSSSIFTRDVNRVFAAQRDLDTGIVYVNAGTTGAEIHLPFGGTKGTGNGHRDSGVQALDVFTEWKSVYVDYSGKLQRAQIDVE, from the coding sequence ATGTCAAATACAGTTATTAGCGGTGAAAAAGTAGTAAATTATATTAACGGTGAATGGACAGTTCCTGCAGAAGAAAAGTACGCGGCGATCATTAATCCAGCAACTGGTGAAGCAATCGGTGACCTCCTTTTATCATCGAAAGAAGATGTAGATCATGCAGTAGAAGCTGCGAAAAAAGCGCAGAAGAAATGGGCATTAGTCCCGGCACCACAACGTGCGGAGCTTTTGTACCGCGTTGGCTTGATTATGAAAGAAAGAAAAGAGGAGTTAGCCCGCATCTTAACCCAAGAAATGGGAAAAGTGATCGAAGAAGCACGTGGGGAAGTACAAGAAGGTATTGATATGGCGTTCTATATGGCGGGTGAAGGAAGACGATTATTTGGAAATACGACACCTTCAGAATTAAAAGATAAATTTGCTATGAGCATTCGTGTACCGGTTGGTATCGTTGGAATTATTACCCCGTGGAATTTCCCAATAGCCATTGCAACGTGGAAGTCATTCCCGGCAATCGTGGGAGGAAATGCAGTAATTTGGAAACCAGCATCAGAAACGCCGTTAATGGCAAGAGAATTAGTCAAAATATTTGAGGAAGCGGGTTTACCTAAAGGAGTGATTAATCTCGTTTGTGGTTCAGGCTCGCAAGTAGGAAATGCAATGGTTGAGCATCCCGATATAGATGTCATATCATTTACAGGTTCAAATGAAGTCGGACGTACAATTGCTGAAACATGCGGAAGACTTTTAAAACGTGTATCACTTGAAATGGGAGGTAAAAATGCGGTCATCGTGATGGATGATGCGGACTTAACACTTGCTGTGGAAGGCATCTTGTGGAGTGCTTTCGGAACGAGTGGACAAAGATGTACAGCATGTAGCAGAGTCATCGTTCACGAGAGTGTGAAGGAACAATTAGAAGAACGACTTTTGGCAGCAATGGAAAAATTAACTCTCGGTAATGGGTTAGATGAGAGTGTCAAGATTGGGCCTGTTATTAATGGAAGTGCATTGCAGAAAATTCATGAGTATGTAGGGGTCGGTAAGGATGAAGGTGCAAAGCTATTAGCGGGAGGTTCTATAGTCAAACATGAGGAGCATGCAAATGGCTATTATTATGAGCCAACATTGTTTACAGATGTCCGTCCTGATATGAGAATTGCCCAGGAGGAAATCTTCGGACCAGTCGTTTCGATTATCCCTGTAAAAAGTTTTGAGGAAGCAATCGAGGTTAATAATGGAGTTACATATGGATTATCCAGCTCCATTTTTACAAGAGATGTAAATCGCGTTTTCGCTGCACAACGTGATCTTGATACCGGAATTGTCTATGTAAATGCGGGCACTACAGGTGCTGAAATACACTTACCATTTGGTGGAACGAAAGGTACGGGTAATGGTCATCGAGATTCCGGCGTTCAAGCACTTGATGTATTTACAGAGTGGAAGAGCGTGTATGTGGATTATAGTGGTAAGTTGCAACGTGCACAAATAGATGTAGAATAA